The genomic stretch CCTCCTCGACCTCAACCTGCCGCGCAAGGACGGGCGCGAGGTGCTCGCCGAGGTCAAGGCCGACGAGACGCTGAGCCGCATCCCGGTGGTCGTGCTGACGACGTCGGAGGCCGAGGAGGACATCCTGCGCAGCTACGAGTTGCACGCCAACGCCTACGTGACCAAGCCGGTGGACTTCGACCGCTTCATCTCCGTCGTGCGCCAGATCGACGAGTTCTTCGTCGAGGTCGTCAAGCTGCCGCCGGCCTGAGCGGGCGGCCGCGCGACGGCCTCAGCCCGCGAGCACCACCCCGCCCGGCACTCGTCCGGGGCCGGTGAGCTCGACGTTCCCCTCGACCGTCACGCCCGGCCCGAAGTGGACGTCGCCGTCGACGCGCAGGCTGCGGCAGCGGCGCAGCGAGGGCGGTCCGCCGGCGAAGCGGCCGTCGAAGTCCGCCAGCCGCCTGTAGAACGCCGGGTCGAGCTCCACGAACGGCGGGTCGCCGTCGAACGCCGGCGCCAGGTGGCCGTCGCCCTCGAGCGTGTAGGCGTCCGACCGCACGACGAGGAGATCGTCGGTCGTCTTGACCGGGGCGAAGCGCGACCGCGGGACGTGCAGCGCCCGCGCACCGTCGATCGCCCCGATGGCGGCGCCCATCGCGGTCTCGAGCTGCAGCACCGCGGGCGAGCCGTCGTCGCGCGGGTCGACGGTCTTGTGGTTGACGATGAGCGGCAGGGGCGGCCCGGCCGGATCCTCGCGGACCAGCGCCTCGAGCGCA from Capillimicrobium parvum encodes the following:
- a CDS encoding response regulator, with product MNPNPKPIHVLLVDDDPGDTLMIKEAFEENKVRNELSCVSDGVDALRFMRREGEFADAPRPDLILLDLNLPRKDGREVLAEVKADETLSRIPVVVLTTSEAEEDILRSYELHANAYVTKPVDFDRFISVVRQIDEFFVEVVKLPPA